The DNA region CCTTTTGCTGTGGGGGCAGAATTGAGAGTTCTAGGAGCGGTCCTGTGTTGGGCCGTGATGACGACAATCGCGCTTGCCCAGCCCGGCCGATGTTATGTCGAGGGCTATGACTGGTTCGATTGTGACATTGCCGCCGACGGTGGCGGCATCACTTTCGACTTGCCCGATGGCAAGACCTTCGCCCTGGCCATCTACGAACCAGAGTTGGGGCAAGGCTTCCTGACTGATCCCGAGAGTGATCGTATCCTGCCCAATGATTTGGGTGAATTCCGGCAGGTCGAGGCTGGCCCGGCATGCTGGAGGGGCGAGCGCGAGATCGAGTTGTTCTGCGCTCTGGTGAAAAGAACACTATGAGCAGTGCAGAAATGGTCGGGGAAACATTCGAACTCGAAATCGGCGGTGCCGTTCTGGCGGGTACCGAGCTTGGCGAGGGCCTCCCCGTAATCTTCCTGCATGCTGGCGTTTGCGACACGCGGATGTGGCAGCGCCAGATGGAGGTCGTGGCAGAGGCGGGTTGGCATGCCATCGCCTATGATCGGCGCGGCTACGGTGAGACCGACAGCGCCGACGAACCTTTCAGCCATCTTGAAGACCTCGAAGGGCTACTCGAGGCCCTCGAAATCCATGCCGCAGTATTTGTTGGCTGCTCGTTGGGGGGCGGTCTCGCCATCGATTTCGCGCTGCGCAATCCAGGGCAGGTGATCGGCCTTGTTCTCATCGGGACGTCGGTCACCGGCTCCCCTTGGAGTGCCACGGAAGCCGAATCTCAGATCGAAGCTGCCGAGGAGGACGCTTATGAACGCGGCGACCTCGACATGCTCAACAGGGTTCAGGCGCATGAGTGGCTCGATGGCCCCCGCGCTCAGAGCGGGCGCGTGAGCGGCGCCGCGCGCGAACTTTTCCTCGACATGAACGCCAAAGCCCTGAGCAAGCCGGCACTAAATCATCAGGAAAATCCGCCCCCCGCTTGGGATCGCGTGGGCGAGATCGGCGCGCCAACACTGCTCATGGTTGGGGACCAGGATTTTACCGCCCTTGTGGATCGGCACGAACACCTCTCCGAGGAGATGCCGAACGCCTTCGCGGCGGTGCTGGAGGGCGTCGCCCACATCCCCAGCATCGAACGCCCGGAATTGGTCAATTCGCTGCTGCTGCAGTTCCTCGATGCGATCGAAGGTGGGGAGAGCGAGGAGGAGCCACTCTCCTCATGAGGAAGGTGAACGCGCTTACGGCCCGATTCAAACCTTAGCCGCGCCAGATTTGCCAGAGCGGCTAAGGCATTGATTTGTAAGCTCAGACTACACGGCAATGATGCCGTCGATGTGCTGGTTGAGCTGCGGCGTCGGGATATTGGTGAGATCCTTGTTGATCTCGGCGATCACCAGCTTCTTCACCTGCGGCGATATGGACTTGCGGATGTCGCCCAGAGCAATCGGGGCGGCGGCGATTACCAGGCGATCGAAAGCACCGCCATGTGCCTTTTTCTCTAGCATCTGCACGATGGATTTCACGAACTCGGCCTCGCGGTGATCCACCGGCTGCGTCCGTGGCGCTGAGGACGTGTCGACCTCCGTTGTCGAGGTGCGGGGCGTCTGGTCGCTGTCGAGCTCGAGGGCACCCAGGTCGCGGTTGGAAAACTCGAGCCCTTCCACCTGATGCAGCCCCTTGCCGGGTCCGGTGTTCTCGAGAATGCGCGCCCGTGCGCCGTCGGCGACCAAAACCCAGGTAACCGTCTTTTTCATGGATCTGCTCCTCAGCATAAGATGTCTTCAGTGGCGGTCCGCAGCCGCCATCGGAGACCAACGCAATCCGACCCAAAAGGTTGGATCACCTCATCACCCAACCCACGATCATCGATCACAAAGCTTGATTGGCAGGCACTTGCTTCCCCTGCTAGGGGAAGCAACGGCGTCCCCGTGGACGCGGAGCATCCCCATGGCCATCTCCCACCCCTCCGACGCACCTGAAGCACCCGTCTTGCCGGTCGGCCCTCCCGCCGCCGATATGCGCAACGGGGTCATCGCCGCGCTCTTGGCCTATTTCTCCTGGGGCTTTCTGCCCCTGTTGTTCCGCGAACTCGAAAGCGCCGGTTCGGTGCTGATCGTGGCGGAGCGCACCGCCTGGTCGCTGGTGCTACTGGCGGGGATACTCCTCGTCACGCGAAAGTTCGGTGAACTCAAGGTCTTGTTCACCGACAAACGCCGAGCCGGAGGCGTCCTGCTTTCGGCGGTGCTACTGGCGGGCAACTGGCTGCTCTATGTGTGGGCCGTTGAGTCGGGCCAGGTGCTCGAGGCGAGCTTTGGCTACTTCATCAATCCCCTGGTCAACGTTGCCATGGGCATGATCCTTCTGGGCGAACGGCAGAACCGCTGGCAAACTGTCGCGATTGCTCTGGCAAGTGTCGCCATCGTCATCCAGGGCGTGGGCCTGGGCAGTTTCCCCTTCATCGCGGTCGGTCTGGCTCTGTCCTTTGGGTTCTACGGCTATTTCCGCAAGACAGCCTCGCTCGGCCCGGTGTCCGGCCTCTTTGCCGAGGCCTTGATGCTGGCCCCGGCGGCGCTGTCCTACATCGCCTTCAACATCGCCACCGTCGGGCCCGGCGTTCATACCGACC from Devosia sp. RR2S18 includes:
- a CDS encoding alpha/beta fold hydrolase; translation: MSSAEMVGETFELEIGGAVLAGTELGEGLPVIFLHAGVCDTRMWQRQMEVVAEAGWHAIAYDRRGYGETDSADEPFSHLEDLEGLLEALEIHAAVFVGCSLGGGLAIDFALRNPGQVIGLVLIGTSVTGSPWSATEAESQIEAAEEDAYERGDLDMLNRVQAHEWLDGPRAQSGRVSGAARELFLDMNAKALSKPALNHQENPPPAWDRVGEIGAPTLLMVGDQDFTALVDRHEHLSEEMPNAFAAVLEGVAHIPSIERPELVNSLLLQFLDAIEGGESEEEPLSS
- a CDS encoding host attachment protein — translated: MKKTVTWVLVADGARARILENTGPGKGLHQVEGLEFSNRDLGALELDSDQTPRTSTTEVDTSSAPRTQPVDHREAEFVKSIVQMLEKKAHGGAFDRLVIAAAPIALGDIRKSISPQVKKLVIAEINKDLTNIPTPQLNQHIDGIIAV
- the rarD gene encoding EamA family transporter RarD; amino-acid sequence: MAISHPSDAPEAPVLPVGPPAADMRNGVIAALLAYFSWGFLPLLFRELESAGSVLIVAERTAWSLVLLAGILLVTRKFGELKVLFTDKRRAGGVLLSAVLLAGNWLLYVWAVESGQVLEASFGYFINPLVNVAMGMILLGERQNRWQTVAIALASVAIVIQGVGLGSFPFIAVGLALSFGFYGYFRKTASLGPVSGLFAEALMLAPAALSYIAFNIATVGPGVHTDPYLMTMLVLTGPATALPLLLFVYAVRRLRLTTMGMFQYIAPSIQFLVAIILFGEHLNGLRLLSFALIWLSLAIFSYDSFARRRRTLAAA